The following are encoded in a window of Aerococcus sanguinicola genomic DNA:
- a CDS encoding Fur family transcriptional regulator, translated as MGTDQFQELKASVQASGFKLTPQRQSTLQVLIEQSDQLLSAEQIYMYTREKNESIGLATVYRTLEILTSIQVVSKVMGSEGLAYYSLINRQSQHAPHHLVCIHCGRIIEINEDLLDAVEKEVEKNFHFKVTNHHLVIHGLCQDCQEGDLPYDE; from the coding sequence GTGGGGACAGACCAATTTCAAGAGCTGAAGGCTTCGGTTCAAGCTTCTGGATTTAAGCTGACGCCCCAACGTCAGAGCACCCTACAGGTATTGATTGAGCAAAGCGACCAGTTGCTGAGTGCCGAACAAATCTATATGTACACCCGGGAAAAGAATGAATCAATCGGTCTGGCCACCGTCTACCGGACCCTGGAGATTTTAACGTCCATCCAGGTGGTCAGCAAGGTCATGGGCAGCGAAGGATTGGCCTATTACAGCCTCATCAACCGGCAATCCCAGCATGCCCCCCACCACTTGGTTTGCATCCATTGCGGTCGGATTATTGAAATCAACGAGGACCTCCTGGACGCTGTAGAAAAAGAAGTCGAAAAAAACTTCCACTTCAAGGTGACTAACCACCACTTGGTCATCCACGGCCTCTGCCAGGACTGCCAAGAAGGAGACTTGCCCTATGACGAATAA
- a CDS encoding CvfB family protein, protein MNKYLGSLVTGIVTDENDKHFFVQKDGLSYRLDRDQAGSLKMGDSIRGFVYENSHKQLCMTLDLPEVRQARYGWGEVTSVKPDLGVFLAIGLPDKDMVLSLDDLPQEKHLWPKKGSKLFVRLEVDKKDRVWAKLADDQVFQQISKRLSPHTSTWNNKTVKARVYRCKFVGTYLLTEDYYQAFIHESERYEEPALGEEVTARVIGVGQHGNLNLSLKPQAYQVINEDAQMIQAILERQPDHFLPYNDKSRPEDIRKFFSLSKAQFKRALGHLMKEGILRQDQAGIYLVNKGDED, encoded by the coding sequence ATGAATAAATATTTAGGAAGCCTGGTGACAGGCATTGTTACCGATGAGAACGATAAACACTTTTTTGTGCAAAAAGATGGCTTGTCCTACCGCTTAGACAGAGACCAAGCTGGATCGCTCAAAATGGGCGACAGCATTCGAGGCTTCGTTTATGAGAACAGTCACAAGCAATTGTGCATGACCCTGGACCTGCCTGAGGTCCGCCAAGCTCGTTACGGTTGGGGAGAAGTTACTTCCGTTAAACCAGATTTAGGGGTCTTTTTGGCTATTGGCTTGCCGGATAAGGACATGGTGCTATCCCTGGATGACCTCCCTCAAGAGAAGCATCTTTGGCCTAAAAAAGGCAGCAAGCTCTTTGTGCGCCTAGAAGTAGACAAGAAGGACCGGGTCTGGGCCAAGCTAGCGGACGACCAGGTCTTCCAGCAGATTTCCAAGCGTCTGTCCCCCCATACTTCGACTTGGAATAATAAAACGGTGAAAGCTCGGGTCTACCGCTGCAAGTTTGTGGGGACCTATCTTTTGACAGAGGACTACTACCAGGCCTTTATCCATGAGAGTGAGCGCTATGAAGAGCCCGCCCTGGGTGAGGAAGTGACCGCCCGGGTGATCGGTGTGGGCCAACATGGCAACTTAAACCTGTCCCTGAAACCGCAAGCCTACCAAGTCATCAATGAAGATGCTCAAATGATTCAGGCTATCCTGGAACGGCAACCAGATCACTTCCTACCTTACAATGATAAGAGCCGGCCGGAAGATATTCGTAAGTTCTTCAGCCTTTCCAAGGCCCAATTTAAACGTGCCCTCGGCCATCTGATGAAAGAGGGGATCCTGCGCCAGGACCAAGCAGGTATTTATTTAGTAAACAAAGGGGATGAGGACTAG
- the pyk gene encoding pyruvate kinase has translation MQKNTKIVCTIGPASESVETLVQLMEAGMNVARLNFSHGSHEEHEARIKNIREAAKQSGKRVALLLDTKGPEIRTHNMVNHEPVLLEKGTTVSIFSEEVEGDATKFSITYPQLIDDVHVGSHILVDDGLVDLLVTDINKANGEIVTVVENSGIIKDKKGVNVPGVSINLPGITDKDEADIRFGLEQGIDFIAASFVRKPEDILEIREILEETGNQDVQVLPKIENQEGVDNIKEIMNVSDGLMIARGDLGVEIPVETVPIAQKDMIELCNSLGKPVITATQMLDSMQRNPRPTRAEASDVANAIYDGTDAIMLSGETAAGDYPVEAVQTMNRIALATEAQIAAHSEGVLPNHVERGDHAQLDVAEAISQSVAYTASNLGIRTIVAATDSGFTAKMISKYRPNATILALTFSESRANKLMLSSGVEPIVAERPATTDDMMILAANLAKENGYAQDGDKILVTAGVPVGERGTTNLMKIQIVGRQIVRGQGIGENSAVGHVVLAKDAEEANEKVTANSVLVVKTTDESYNDTISKAKAVIVEEGGVTSHAAVLGINTNTPVIVGAEGAVAEVTEGQLVTVDARRGVVYEGGDA, from the coding sequence ATGCAAAAGAACACTAAAATTGTTTGTACTATTGGCCCAGCTTCTGAGTCAGTTGAAACCCTAGTTCAATTAATGGAAGCGGGCATGAACGTCGCTCGTTTGAACTTCTCACACGGCTCTCATGAAGAACATGAAGCCCGGATTAAGAACATCCGTGAAGCTGCCAAACAAAGCGGCAAGCGGGTTGCCCTCTTATTGGACACCAAGGGGCCTGAAATCCGTACCCACAATATGGTTAACCATGAACCTGTTTTACTTGAAAAAGGTACGACCGTTTCAATCTTCTCAGAAGAAGTTGAAGGGGATGCGACTAAATTCTCGATCACTTACCCACAATTGATTGATGACGTTCACGTTGGTTCACATATCTTAGTCGACGACGGTCTGGTTGACTTACTGGTTACTGACATTAACAAAGCCAATGGCGAAATTGTTACCGTTGTTGAAAACAGCGGGATCATCAAGGACAAGAAGGGTGTCAACGTACCAGGCGTTTCTATCAACCTACCAGGGATTACCGACAAGGACGAAGCCGATATCCGCTTTGGTCTTGAACAAGGCATTGACTTTATTGCTGCTTCCTTTGTCCGTAAACCAGAAGACATTCTTGAAATCCGCGAAATCCTAGAAGAAACTGGCAACCAAGATGTTCAAGTCCTGCCTAAGATCGAAAACCAAGAAGGCGTGGACAACATTAAAGAAATTATGAACGTTTCCGATGGTTTAATGATTGCCCGCGGGGACTTAGGGGTTGAAATTCCTGTAGAAACTGTTCCAATCGCTCAAAAAGATATGATTGAACTCTGCAATAGCTTGGGCAAACCAGTTATTACAGCTACCCAAATGTTAGATTCCATGCAACGGAACCCACGTCCAACGCGTGCTGAAGCATCAGACGTTGCCAATGCTATCTACGACGGTACCGATGCCATCATGTTATCTGGTGAAACAGCAGCTGGGGACTATCCTGTTGAAGCCGTTCAAACCATGAACCGGATTGCTTTGGCAACTGAAGCTCAAATCGCTGCGCATTCAGAAGGTGTTTTACCTAACCATGTGGAACGTGGTGACCATGCCCAATTAGACGTGGCCGAAGCTATCAGCCAATCCGTTGCTTATACAGCAAGCAACTTGGGTATCCGTACCATTGTTGCTGCCACAGATTCTGGTTTTACGGCTAAGATGATTTCTAAATACCGTCCAAATGCGACAATCTTGGCTTTAACCTTCTCTGAAAGCCGCGCCAATAAGCTTATGCTTTCGAGTGGGGTAGAACCAATTGTAGCTGAACGTCCAGCAACAACTGATGACATGATGATCTTAGCTGCTAACTTAGCTAAGGAAAATGGCTATGCCCAAGACGGCGACAAGATCTTAGTAACTGCTGGTGTTCCTGTCGGCGAACGTGGCACAACTAACTTAATGAAGATCCAAATCGTTGGTCGTCAAATCGTTCGCGGCCAAGGTATCGGGGAAAATTCTGCTGTCGGTCACGTTGTCTTAGCTAAGGATGCAGAAGAAGCTAACGAAAAAGTAACGGCTAATTCTGTCCTTGTTGTGAAGACAACAGATGAATCATACAACGATACCATTAGCAAAGCGAAGGCAGTTATCGTTGAAGAAGGCGGTGTAACGAGCCATGCTGCCGTACTTGGCATCAACACCAATACCCCAGTTATCGTAGGGGCTGAAGGTGCAGTTGCAGAAGTGACTGAAGGTCAATTAGTCACCGTCGATGCCCGTCGTGGTGTTGTTTATGAAGGCGGCGACGCTTAA
- the pfkA gene encoding 6-phosphofructokinase, producing MNAAIRAVVRKAIYDGNEVYGIRYGFRGLAEGDIYQMGIDDVGNLLSRGGTMLYTARYPEFAEKEGQEKAIAQLKKFKIDSLIVIGGDGSFMGAKALSEHGFPTVGIPGTIDNDIAGTDFTIGFDTACNTVIEAVDKIRDTATSHERTFIIEVMGRNAGDIALWTGISSGAEKVIIPEIGFDMDQIVEDIKAGRERGKKHIIIILAEGVMSANKFMDKLSTYGNFHSRATVLGHMQRGGAPSARDRVLATMFGFRAVELLNQGHSGICLGIRGNDIVYGDISEVLNRETHTPLMELYEINGDISY from the coding sequence ATGAATGCCGCGATTCGTGCTGTCGTTAGAAAAGCTATCTATGACGGTAACGAGGTTTATGGTATCCGCTATGGCTTTCGTGGACTAGCAGAGGGCGATATCTATCAAATGGGTATTGATGATGTCGGCAACTTGCTGTCGCGCGGGGGAACCATGCTGTACACGGCACGCTATCCTGAATTTGCTGAGAAGGAAGGACAGGAGAAGGCCATTGCGCAATTAAAGAAATTTAAGATTGATTCTTTAATTGTCATCGGTGGGGACGGTTCCTTCATGGGAGCCAAGGCCCTGAGTGAGCACGGTTTTCCAACGGTTGGTATTCCTGGGACGATTGATAATGATATTGCAGGGACTGATTTTACCATTGGTTTCGATACAGCCTGCAATACCGTCATCGAGGCAGTCGATAAGATTCGGGATACGGCCACCAGTCATGAGCGGACCTTCATTATTGAAGTGATGGGACGTAACGCTGGGGATATTGCCCTCTGGACCGGCATTTCATCCGGGGCTGAGAAGGTGATTATTCCTGAAATTGGCTTTGATATGGACCAGATTGTGGAAGATATCAAGGCAGGCCGTGAGCGGGGTAAGAAGCATATCATTATTATCCTCGCTGAAGGCGTCATGTCTGCCAATAAATTCATGGATAAGCTCTCGACTTACGGGAACTTCCACAGCCGGGCAACAGTTCTCGGTCACATGCAAAGAGGGGGCGCCCCTTCCGCACGCGACCGTGTCCTTGCAACTATGTTTGGCTTCAGGGCAGTAGAGCTCTTGAACCAAGGCCACTCAGGTATCTGCTTGGGTATCCGTGGCAATGATATTGTCTATGGCGATATTTCGGAAGTCTTGAACCGAGAAACCCACACCCCATTGATGGAATTGTATGAAATTAATGGTGACATTTCCTACTAA
- a CDS encoding DNA polymerase III subunit alpha produces MFAPLHVNSAYTLLKSPMSLADYVAFGKKLGYQALGLADVNVLYGACEFYDLCQEAGIKALIGLSLQLPSELMGQDFEEYVVYARNQAGYQVLMRLSTLVKTGRYAEALDRLKKENDNLLVVLSAVYGPHMARIKENQDAEALAWCQGFKAHFKAGNLYIGLSAQAFDRYHLDSIKALSQKTGLDLLALPYVAYLETEDVFYKQVLAAIDQNRPLEDIEASREGRGPHFLRSPADWRAEYAEIGLAEAVDRLSDLVADLNVEMVYHKELLPRFPLAEGEDAQSYLAQQAAQGLAERVGDQANFKAYQERLTYELQVIHRMGFDDYFLIVWDIMRYARASKITVGPGRGSAAGSLVAYALFITHVDPIENDLLFERFLNPERHSMPDIDLDFPDNRRQDVLHYVYEKYGADHVAQIATFGTFAARKALRDVGSALGKSQAEISSWANQIKGQVSLRQAYQASKDFQRLLEETEDGKLWLQAALKLEGLPRHVSTHAAGVLISDRPLVADIPLQQNANNEILLSQFTMGEVERIGLLKIDFLGLINLSILHDVKEAAEKLGYKDLDQKLAQKDDPAVYQLFQRAETLGVFQFESDGIRNVLRQVSPESMEDLAAVNALFRPGPMKQINHFARRKHGQEAISYPHEDLAPILEATYGVMVYQEQVMQVAQKIAGFSLGQADILRRAMGKKQQEVLDGLHDQFIAGAIDQGYEAGLAEEVYHYIDAFANYGFNRSHAFAYSYLAYDLAWFKVHCPAAFYYGNLRHTSIHDVKGKQLLTEARSAGIEIDLPSVNRSFMPLDLVDQSTLRLGLSNIKTLSRPVSRSIISERQYGGAYKDLMDFVSRLDQAAAREKVLTALALSGALDDFNYNRRTLVEDALPKLLDHRKLFGQQSQQSQLDLGMANDYQSLFAPVIEECEEYKDSELIQQEIDYLGLCLSVDPYAAWKDFYQTGQLQAISDLKPGQGVQVIGEVIHVKRIQTKKGQPMAFLEVQDATGTVNLTAFPQTYIRYAAFLRDKQKLAVRGKTEERRDQLQILVDQVYPLDQAYYQQLKDQAIKQGRAGAFHIEVANQAAASQKKADLLALVQDQPGITPLHFIFKEEGSQHWLGSQFALAHTPQVLQALKDIYGAKHVILS; encoded by the coding sequence ATGTTTGCCCCCTTGCATGTCAATAGTGCCTATACCTTACTCAAGAGTCCCATGTCCCTCGCTGATTATGTGGCTTTTGGCAAAAAATTGGGCTACCAGGCGCTGGGCTTGGCCGATGTCAATGTCCTGTACGGCGCCTGTGAATTCTACGACCTCTGCCAGGAAGCGGGGATTAAGGCCCTGATTGGTCTATCCCTCCAGCTCCCTTCTGAACTTATGGGTCAGGACTTTGAAGAATATGTGGTTTATGCGCGCAACCAGGCAGGCTACCAGGTCCTCATGCGCTTGTCTACACTGGTTAAAACCGGGCGTTACGCAGAAGCCTTGGATCGTTTAAAAAAGGAGAATGATAATCTCCTGGTAGTCCTGTCTGCCGTTTATGGCCCTCATATGGCACGGATTAAAGAGAATCAAGACGCTGAAGCTCTGGCCTGGTGCCAGGGCTTTAAAGCGCATTTTAAGGCAGGTAATCTCTATATTGGGCTGAGTGCCCAGGCCTTTGACCGCTACCACTTGGATAGCATTAAAGCGCTGAGCCAGAAGACCGGCTTAGACCTCCTTGCCTTGCCTTATGTTGCCTACTTAGAGACGGAGGACGTTTTCTACAAGCAAGTCCTAGCAGCTATTGACCAGAACCGGCCCCTAGAAGATATTGAAGCTAGCCGGGAGGGGCGGGGCCCTCACTTTCTAAGGTCGCCGGCAGATTGGCGGGCTGAATACGCTGAAATCGGATTAGCGGAGGCGGTGGACCGTCTGTCTGACTTAGTCGCTGATCTGAATGTCGAGATGGTCTACCACAAGGAACTCCTGCCGCGCTTTCCCCTAGCTGAGGGGGAGGATGCCCAGTCCTACTTGGCCCAGCAAGCAGCCCAGGGTTTGGCCGAGCGCGTGGGCGACCAGGCAAATTTTAAAGCTTACCAGGAGCGTTTGACCTACGAACTTCAAGTGATTCATCGGATGGGTTTTGATGATTATTTCTTGATTGTGTGGGATATTATGCGCTATGCCCGGGCCTCTAAGATTACTGTAGGGCCTGGTCGGGGGTCAGCAGCAGGCTCCTTGGTCGCCTATGCCCTCTTCATTACCCATGTCGATCCCATTGAAAATGACCTACTCTTTGAGCGCTTCCTCAATCCCGAGCGCCACAGCATGCCCGATATCGACTTGGACTTTCCCGACAACCGCCGTCAGGATGTCCTCCACTATGTCTATGAAAAATACGGGGCCGACCATGTGGCCCAGATTGCTACCTTCGGAACTTTTGCTGCGCGCAAGGCCCTGCGCGATGTGGGCTCAGCCCTAGGTAAGAGTCAAGCCGAAATTAGTAGCTGGGCCAATCAAATTAAAGGTCAGGTCAGCTTACGCCAGGCCTACCAAGCTTCCAAAGACTTCCAGCGCCTGCTAGAGGAAACGGAAGATGGCAAGCTCTGGCTCCAAGCGGCGCTGAAATTAGAAGGCTTGCCCCGCCATGTCTCGACGCACGCGGCAGGAGTCCTGATTAGCGACCGGCCCCTGGTGGCGGATATTCCCCTCCAGCAGAACGCCAACAATGAAATCTTACTCTCTCAATTCACCATGGGCGAAGTCGAGCGGATTGGGCTCTTGAAGATTGACTTCTTGGGCCTTATCAACTTGAGCATCCTCCACGATGTCAAAGAAGCTGCTGAGAAGTTAGGCTATAAAGACTTAGACCAAAAATTGGCCCAAAAGGATGATCCGGCGGTCTACCAGCTCTTCCAGCGGGCTGAGACCCTGGGCGTCTTCCAATTTGAATCGGACGGTATCCGCAATGTCCTGCGCCAAGTGAGTCCCGAATCAATGGAAGACCTGGCAGCCGTCAATGCCCTCTTCCGGCCGGGACCAATGAAGCAGATCAACCACTTTGCCCGACGCAAGCACGGTCAGGAAGCTATCTCTTATCCCCATGAGGACCTTGCCCCGATCTTGGAAGCAACATACGGGGTCATGGTCTACCAAGAACAAGTCATGCAGGTGGCCCAAAAGATTGCTGGCTTTAGCCTCGGTCAGGCCGATATCCTGCGCCGGGCCATGGGCAAGAAGCAGCAGGAAGTCTTAGATGGCCTCCATGACCAATTCATCGCGGGAGCTATCGACCAGGGCTATGAGGCAGGCTTGGCCGAAGAAGTCTACCACTATATCGATGCCTTCGCCAATTATGGCTTCAACCGGTCCCATGCCTTTGCCTATTCTTACTTGGCTTATGACTTGGCCTGGTTCAAGGTCCATTGCCCGGCTGCCTTTTATTACGGTAACCTTCGCCACACCAGCATCCATGACGTCAAGGGTAAGCAGCTCTTAACGGAGGCCCGGTCAGCCGGCATTGAAATTGACCTACCCAGTGTCAACCGGTCCTTCATGCCCTTGGACCTGGTCGACCAGTCGACCCTCCGCCTGGGTCTATCCAATATCAAGACCCTGAGCCGGCCGGTGAGCCGGAGCATTATTTCAGAGCGCCAGTACGGAGGTGCCTATAAGGATCTTATGGATTTTGTCAGTCGCTTGGACCAAGCAGCTGCCCGGGAAAAGGTGCTGACCGCTCTAGCCTTATCCGGCGCCCTGGATGACTTTAACTATAACCGCCGGACCCTGGTGGAAGATGCCCTGCCTAAGTTGCTGGACCACCGCAAACTGTTTGGCCAGCAGAGCCAACAGAGCCAGCTAGACCTGGGCATGGCCAATGACTACCAGTCTCTCTTTGCTCCGGTCATTGAAGAATGCGAAGAGTACAAAGATTCCGAACTGATCCAGCAAGAGATAGACTACCTGGGCCTCTGCCTGAGTGTCGATCCCTATGCAGCCTGGAAGGACTTCTACCAGACAGGCCAGCTCCAGGCCATTAGCGATCTCAAACCAGGCCAGGGAGTTCAGGTTATCGGTGAAGTCATCCATGTCAAACGGATCCAAACGAAGAAGGGGCAACCCATGGCCTTCCTGGAAGTCCAAGATGCCACGGGGACGGTTAACTTAACTGCCTTTCCCCAGACCTATATCCGCTATGCCGCCTTCTTGCGGGACAAGCAGAAACTGGCCGTGCGCGGTAAGACTGAAGAGCGGCGCGACCAACTCCAAATCCTAGTCGATCAAGTTTATCCCCTGGACCAGGCCTACTACCAGCAGCTCAAAGACCAAGCCATTAAGCAGGGGCGGGCGGGCGCCTTCCATATCGAAGTCGCCAACCAAGCAGCCGCTTCCCAGAAGAAGGCAGACCTGCTTGCCCTTGTCCAAGACCAACCTGGCATCACGCCCCTCCACTTTATCTTCAAGGAGGAGGGCAGCCAGCATTGGTTGGGCTCACAATTTGCACTCGCTCATACGCCCCAGGTCCTCCAAGCCCTTAAGGATATTTATGGGGCAAAACATGTCATTCTCAGCTAA
- the queA gene encoding tRNA preQ1(34) S-adenosylmethionine ribosyltransferase-isomerase QueA, whose amino-acid sequence MTLKTSDYDYDLPEELIAQTPTKDRLNCRLLTLDAQTGHYADHMFADLLDILEAGDVLVLNDTRVLPARLLGTKEETGGHAELLLLNNLEGDRWEVLAKPARRLKTGTIIQFGDGQLRAKVVKELDHGGREIEFLYEGIFMEVLEALGEMPLPPYIKEHLDDPDRYQTVYAKENGSAAAPTAGLHFTEDFLDQVQAKGVDLAYLTLHVGLGTFRPVSADDLTDHEMHSEFYRLDEENAQKIKTAKAAGKRVVAVGTTCIRTLETIAQKFDGQLQADSGWTSIFIYPGFDFKVVDAIITNFHLPKSTLVMLVSAFAGRQHVLAAYKHAVEASYRFFSFGDAMYIQGPQYREDD is encoded by the coding sequence ATGACATTAAAAACATCAGACTATGACTATGACCTACCCGAAGAACTGATTGCCCAGACCCCAACCAAGGACCGGTTAAACTGCCGGCTTTTGACCCTCGATGCCCAGACTGGCCACTATGCAGACCATATGTTTGCTGACTTGCTCGATATCTTGGAAGCTGGAGATGTGCTCGTCCTCAATGACACCCGGGTCCTCCCTGCCCGGCTTTTGGGCACCAAGGAAGAAACCGGTGGCCATGCCGAGCTTTTATTGCTAAATAACTTGGAAGGGGACCGCTGGGAAGTTCTCGCTAAACCAGCCCGCCGCCTGAAGACAGGGACTATTATCCAATTTGGAGACGGCCAGTTAAGAGCTAAGGTGGTGAAGGAATTAGACCACGGGGGACGAGAAATTGAATTTCTTTATGAGGGCATTTTTATGGAAGTTCTCGAAGCCCTGGGAGAGATGCCCCTGCCTCCATATATCAAAGAGCACTTGGATGACCCGGACCGTTATCAGACGGTCTACGCCAAGGAGAATGGATCAGCAGCGGCACCAACAGCCGGTCTGCATTTTACCGAGGACTTCCTAGACCAGGTCCAAGCCAAGGGCGTTGACCTGGCCTATCTGACCCTCCATGTGGGCTTAGGTACCTTCCGTCCTGTGAGCGCCGATGATTTAACTGACCATGAGATGCATTCGGAATTCTACCGTTTGGACGAAGAGAATGCCCAAAAGATCAAGACTGCTAAAGCAGCGGGCAAGCGGGTTGTTGCAGTTGGCACTACCTGTATCCGTACCCTGGAGACCATCGCGCAAAAATTTGATGGCCAGCTCCAAGCAGACTCAGGTTGGACTTCTATCTTTATTTACCCAGGCTTTGACTTCAAAGTGGTTGACGCCATTATTACCAACTTCCACCTGCCCAAGTCGACCTTAGTGATGTTAGTTAGTGCCTTCGCCGGCCGCCAGCATGTCCTGGCTGCCTATAAGCACGCAGTGGAAGCCTCTTACCGCTTCTTTAGCTTCGGGGACGCTATGTATATCCAAGGACCCCAATACCGTGAAGACGATTAA
- the ruvB gene encoding Holliday junction branch migration DNA helicase RuvB, translated as MAERILDENNQGLAEEKFEGSLRPQYLREYIGQSALKKELAVYIQACQARDESLDHVLLYGPPGLGKTTLAYVLANELGVGVHTTSGPAIEKTGDLLVLLNEMAPGDILFIDEIHRLPRVVEEMLYSAMEDFRVDIIVGQDTEAHAIQFDLPPFTLLGATTRAGALSAPLRDRFGIVKQLRYYSPDELNAIVQRTSQVLNSPIDDQASYEIALRSRGTPRIANRLLKRVRDFAQVFNEDQRIDLAITQKALDILEVDAKGLDAVDRKILETMIFYYQGGPVGLSTIAANIAEDPLTIEDMYEPYLIQNGFLQRTPRGRIVTSLAYSHLGIDPEESK; from the coding sequence GTGGCAGAACGTATACTAGATGAGAATAATCAAGGCCTAGCGGAGGAGAAGTTTGAAGGTTCGCTCCGTCCTCAGTATTTAAGGGAGTATATCGGCCAGTCCGCCCTTAAAAAGGAGCTAGCGGTCTATATCCAAGCTTGCCAGGCCAGAGATGAATCCTTAGACCATGTCCTCCTCTATGGCCCACCTGGCTTGGGGAAGACGACCCTGGCCTATGTCTTAGCTAATGAACTCGGGGTAGGGGTCCACACGACCAGCGGCCCAGCGATTGAGAAGACAGGAGACTTACTCGTCTTACTCAATGAGATGGCGCCGGGGGATATTCTCTTTATTGATGAGATCCACCGCTTGCCCCGGGTGGTGGAAGAGATGCTCTATTCGGCGATGGAAGACTTCCGCGTGGATATTATTGTGGGTCAGGATACCGAAGCCCACGCTATCCAGTTTGACCTGCCCCCCTTCACCTTACTGGGGGCCACCACACGGGCAGGGGCCTTATCAGCGCCTCTGCGCGATCGTTTCGGTATCGTTAAGCAGCTGCGCTACTACAGTCCTGACGAGCTCAATGCCATTGTTCAGCGGACTAGCCAGGTGCTCAATAGTCCCATCGATGACCAGGCCAGTTATGAAATTGCCTTGCGGTCGCGCGGGACGCCGCGGATTGCCAACCGTTTGTTGAAGCGGGTCCGGGACTTCGCTCAGGTCTTCAATGAGGACCAACGCATTGACCTGGCTATTACCCAGAAGGCCTTGGACATTTTGGAAGTGGATGCCAAGGGACTAGACGCTGTTGACCGGAAGATCTTGGAAACCATGATTTTTTACTACCAAGGCGGCCCGGTCGGCTTGTCGACAATTGCTGCTAATATTGCCGAAGACCCCCTCACCATCGAAGATATGTATGAACCCTACCTGATCCAAAATGGCTTTCTCCAACGGACGCCTCGGGGACGGATCGTCACCTCCCTAGCCTATAGCCATTTAGGGATCGACCCAGAAGAAAGCAAGTGA
- the ruvA gene encoding Holliday junction branch migration protein RuvA: protein MYAYFKGKITSILPNAIIIEVNGIGYQVIMANPYRFSSQVGQEARIWLYQAVSQDSIRLYGFSDEAEKDLFLHLISVSGIGPRSALSILSLGDHEGLIRAIDQADSQFLTKFPGVGKKTAQQIILDLQGKLTSDVEGKTPAQAASTSPAHPIAQELEEALDSLGYSQRDIQRVLKQMDFDQVATTSDAIRQALRLMTAR, encoded by the coding sequence ATGTATGCTTATTTTAAAGGAAAGATAACCAGCATCTTACCGAATGCGATTATCATTGAAGTGAATGGGATTGGTTACCAAGTGATTATGGCCAATCCCTATCGCTTTTCTAGCCAGGTGGGGCAGGAAGCAAGAATCTGGCTCTACCAAGCAGTCAGCCAAGATAGTATCCGCCTCTATGGTTTTAGCGATGAAGCAGAGAAGGACTTATTCCTGCATCTGATCTCGGTCTCAGGGATCGGGCCAAGGAGTGCCTTGTCCATCCTCAGCTTGGGTGACCATGAAGGCTTGATCCGGGCCATTGACCAGGCAGATAGTCAATTCTTGACCAAGTTTCCTGGGGTCGGCAAGAAGACGGCCCAGCAGATTATCCTCGACTTGCAAGGGAAACTGACAAGTGATGTTGAAGGTAAAACGCCTGCCCAAGCCGCTTCGACGAGTCCAGCCCATCCCATTGCCCAAGAACTGGAGGAGGCCCTGGACAGTTTGGGCTATTCCCAGCGCGATATCCAGCGTGTGCTCAAGCAGATGGACTTTGACCAAGTGGCGACCACTTCGGACGCTATCCGCCAAGCCCTGCGCTTGATGACGGCCCGCTAG
- the msrB gene encoding peptide-methionine (R)-S-oxide reductase MsrB, whose translation MDQANKEARLKELDDIQYRVTQESGTEAPFSGKYDDHYEKGIYVDIVDGSPLFASTTKFNAGCGWPSFSKPLFDDQIKENTDTSHGMVRTEVRSQAADSHLGHVFNDGPKDQGGLRYCINSAALDFIPYEEMDEKGYGDYKKFVE comes from the coding sequence ATGGACCAAGCCAATAAAGAAGCACGTTTGAAAGAATTAGATGATATCCAATACCGGGTGACCCAAGAAAGTGGGACTGAAGCACCTTTTTCAGGGAAGTATGATGACCACTATGAAAAGGGCATCTATGTGGATATTGTCGATGGGAGCCCGCTCTTTGCCTCAACGACTAAATTTAATGCGGGGTGTGGTTGGCCTTCCTTCTCTAAGCCGCTCTTTGACGACCAAATTAAGGAAAATACCGACACCAGCCACGGCATGGTGCGAACCGAAGTGCGGAGCCAAGCCGCAGATTCTCACCTCGGCCATGTCTTTAATGATGGGCCTAAAGACCAAGGCGGTTTGCGCTACTGCATCAATTCCGCAGCCTTAGACTTCATCCCTTACGAAGAAATGGATGAAAAAGGTTACGGCGACTATAAGAAATTTGTAGAATAG